Proteins from one Brockia lithotrophica genomic window:
- a CDS encoding Oligopeptide ABC transporter, periplasmic oligopeptide-binding protein OppA encodes MRRWVAAFAIFALFLAGCGRAPASGSEGANAPAPKEQVLRLPLMDEPPELDAQKTTDAVSIDILNAVQEGLVRIGPDGKPRPGVAERWEVSPDGTVYTFYLRKDAKWSNGDPVTAQDFLAGWKRVLAPETASEYSFLLTDYIVGAQDYSNYQRYLMLKEQAEKSPADYRKAYGDRTPAEVVYGEKMDAVPEVTFDAVGVKAKDDRTLEITLLKPIPYIYELLAFPTYFPFHERFYAEHREKYASEASELLYNGPFVLSEWVHGSKVVLAKNPNYWDRDSVSLDRVTFDVLKDVNTAVRLYEGGQIDRVVLSGDLAPKYRQRDDYHVFVEYFTYFLMFNFEKPPFQNEKVRKALAYAVDRKAYAETVLQNGSPPAYGLVPESEPAWAGADTTFRDWSKKMFGGPLFQDVGENPALKEEAKKLLEEGLRESGIPFEKFRFVLLHDDNETTRKAAEFLKASWKQNLGIDVELKQVTFKDRLARMRQGDFEVAYTRWGADYNDPETWLGLFETGAAFNWGKYTNPAYDRALAVARSAGTDLGKRTDAYAEAEKILIRDDMGVAPLDHRAVAYLQKPYVQGLFMRATGASMELKWAKVVR; translated from the coding sequence TTGCGGCGTTTGCGATCTTCGCCCTCTTCCTAGCGGGATGCGGTCGTGCCCCCGCATCCGGTTCGGAAGGCGCCAACGCGCCCGCCCCTAAGGAGCAGGTTCTCCGGCTCCCGCTCATGGACGAGCCGCCCGAGCTCGACGCCCAAAAGACCACGGACGCTGTCTCCATCGACATCTTGAACGCCGTCCAAGAAGGCCTCGTGCGCATCGGCCCGGACGGAAAGCCTCGACCGGGCGTAGCGGAACGCTGGGAGGTATCTCCGGACGGCACGGTGTACACCTTTTACCTGCGCAAGGACGCGAAGTGGTCCAACGGCGATCCCGTGACGGCCCAAGACTTCCTCGCGGGCTGGAAACGAGTCCTCGCACCGGAGACGGCTTCGGAGTACTCCTTTCTCCTCACGGACTACATCGTGGGAGCGCAAGACTACTCCAACTACCAGCGCTACCTCATGCTCAAAGAACAGGCGGAAAAGTCGCCGGCGGACTACCGGAAGGCCTACGGCGACAGAACCCCGGCGGAGGTCGTCTACGGCGAGAAGATGGACGCGGTGCCCGAGGTGACCTTCGACGCCGTAGGGGTAAAGGCAAAGGACGACCGTACGCTGGAAATCACGCTTCTCAAGCCCATACCCTACATCTACGAACTCCTTGCCTTTCCCACGTACTTTCCCTTCCACGAGAGGTTTTACGCGGAGCACCGCGAGAAGTACGCCTCGGAAGCCTCCGAGCTTCTGTACAACGGTCCCTTCGTGCTCTCGGAGTGGGTGCACGGGTCTAAAGTCGTGCTTGCGAAGAACCCGAACTACTGGGACCGGGATTCGGTGAGTCTCGATCGCGTCACCTTTGATGTCCTGAAAGACGTGAACACAGCCGTGCGTCTGTACGAGGGAGGCCAGATCGATCGCGTGGTTCTCTCCGGTGATCTCGCCCCGAAGTACCGGCAGCGCGACGACTATCACGTATTCGTGGAGTACTTCACATACTTCCTCATGTTTAACTTCGAAAAGCCGCCGTTCCAAAACGAAAAGGTGCGTAAGGCGCTCGCCTACGCCGTCGACCGCAAGGCCTACGCGGAAACTGTACTCCAAAACGGTTCACCGCCGGCCTACGGACTCGTACCCGAGAGCGAACCGGCCTGGGCCGGGGCGGACACCACCTTCCGCGACTGGAGCAAAAAGATGTTCGGGGGCCCGCTCTTCCAGGACGTCGGAGAGAACCCGGCGCTTAAGGAGGAAGCCAAAAAGCTTCTCGAGGAGGGTCTGCGCGAGTCGGGAATCCCCTTTGAGAAGTTCCGCTTCGTCCTCCTCCACGACGACAACGAAACGACGCGCAAGGCCGCGGAATTTCTCAAGGCCTCCTGGAAGCAGAACCTCGGGATCGACGTCGAACTCAAGCAGGTGACGTTCAAGGACCGTCTCGCGCGCATGCGGCAGGGGGACTTCGAGGTCGCCTATACCCGCTGGGGGGCCGATTACAACGATCCCGAGACGTGGCTGGGCCTTTTTGAGACGGGCGCGGCCTTCAACTGGGGGAAGTACACGAACCCTGCTTACGACCGCGCTCTGGCGGTAGCCCGTTCGGCCGGAACGGACTTGGGGAAGCGTACCGATGCGTACGCGGAAGCGGAGAAAATCCTCATCCGCGACGACATGGGCGTTGCCCCTCTCGACCATCGAGCCGTCGCCTACCTCCAGAAGCCGTACGTCCAGGGGCTCTTCATGCGCGCCACGGGAGCGAGCATGGAACTCAAGTGGGCCAAGGTCGTGCGCTGA